CTCGTGTTTCATTTGGTCACCCTCTTTTTCACTCCGCTTTCAATTTCTCGGGTTGCGGTTAAGAAATCCTCCACTCCCCGCGCCTAAAGTCGTTCAAAATAGATGTTTCCAGAAAGGTGCGCTGTATGAACGCCTTGCCAGACCCCGCCGCGATGGAACCTGTTGCGCGCATGCCAGTTGCCGCACGGGGCGACGATGTGATGGACCTTGGTGAAATGCTGCTGACCCTGTGGCGCGGGAAATTCTGGATCGTCAGCGCCGCCTTGCTCACCACGATTGCTGGGTTGGTCTGGGCCATCGGCGTGGCCGATCCCCGGTTTCGTGCAACGGCCGTCGTGGTGCTCGACGGTGGCCGCGAGCCGGTGGTCGAATTTTCAGATTTTCTGCCGATGATGACCGGCGATGCAACGGTCGTGAACACGGAACTGGAAGTGCTGCGCTCTGTCAGTTTGTTGGCCGATGTCGTCACGCAGGCCAATTTGACGGCCGATCCGGAATTCAATCCGGCGCTACGCCCCGCAGGCCTGTCAGATCTGGCGATTAACGGTGCGCTTGATCTGATTGGCGTGCCACCCGCGCCACCCCTCGCCACGGAACGCATTGAAAGGCGCGCGATGACGGCGACCATTGCATCCTTGCGCGACGCGCTGATCGTGCGAAACGTCCCTGACAGCATGGTATTTGAAATCGCGCTCGAAACAGGTGATGCGGAAAAGTCGGCCACTCTCGCGAACCTGCTTGCGGAGCGTTATCTCGTGCGCCAGTTGGAAACCAAATTCGAGGCCACGCAGCGCGCCACGACATGGCTTAGCGAAAAGGTCGCCGTGCTTGAGGTCGAGCTGGAAACGGCCGAGGGGGCGACGAATCAATTTGCCGCGCAGATGGAGCTGATCAGCGCAGAAACGCTTGATATACTTTCACAGCAGCTCAAGGAAGTGCGCGACCGTATCGCGGCACGGCAGGCAACCATTGATCGCGGCGATTCAACCACACGCGCGCAAGGACGGATTGATCAACTTCGGGTGCTTGAGGCCGAGTTGTCGGAAAAAATTGCACGCCAATCCCAAGATCTGGTTGCGCTGGAACAACTCGAACGCGAAGCCGCGGCAAGCCGCCAGATTTACGAGTATTTCCTTGGTCGGCTCAAGGAAACATCGGTGCAAGAAGGCATCCAGCAAGCGGATGCGCGCCTGATGTCGGCTGCGATGGTCCCCGAAGTGCCCTCTGCGCCACGCCCGACACTTGTTGCGATCCTTAGCGCGGCCCTTGGCGCATTTGTCGCGACAATCGCCCTGATTGTCCTTGAAGCGCGCACCGCAACCTTCCGCACCGCAGACGCGCTTGAAATGGCCACAGGTTTGCCTGTCATGGGGCAAATTCCACGGATTCCCGCGCGGCGGCGGCAAAACGTTCT
This portion of the Octadecabacter sp. SW4 genome encodes:
- a CDS encoding polysaccharide biosynthesis tyrosine autokinase, yielding MNALPDPAAMEPVARMPVAARGDDVMDLGEMLLTLWRGKFWIVSAALLTTIAGLVWAIGVADPRFRATAVVVLDGGREPVVEFSDFLPMMTGDATVVNTELEVLRSVSLLADVVTQANLTADPEFNPALRPAGLSDLAINGALDLIGVPPAPPLATERIERRAMTATIASLRDALIVRNVPDSMVFEIALETGDAEKSATLANLLAERYLVRQLETKFEATQRATTWLSEKVAVLEVELETAEGATNQFAAQMELISAETLDILSQQLKEVRDRIAARQATIDRGDSTTRAQGRIDQLRVLEAELSEKIARQSQDLVALEQLEREAAASRQIYEYFLGRLKETSVQEGIQQADARLMSAAMVPEVPSAPRPTLVAILSAALGAFVATIALIVLEARTATFRTADALEMATGLPVMGQIPRIPARRRQNVLDYIRQKPNSAPVEAFRNLRTSLFMAGDAPVPRVIVSTSSLPGEGKTTQTLALAHNLTGVRDKVLVIEGDLRRRVFQDYFGAHDTPGMMQVLSRKAKLDEAVWRNPDLGFDVLFGDEAPANAADLFSSRQFRQLIRTARKSYDVILIDTPPVLLVPDARVIGRLADAVLYTVRWDKTREKQVLQGIRAFETVGVQVTGTVLSQINARGMKKYGYGQDYGNYGTSGYYQS